The following proteins are encoded in a genomic region of Brachypodium distachyon strain Bd21 chromosome 1, Brachypodium_distachyon_v3.0, whole genome shotgun sequence:
- the LOC100838157 gene encoding uncharacterized protein LOC100838157, producing the protein MEGPPDGQAFLGPEATYLNSSTTSVDTTSSSSQHVAKLQKLLFRRMLIGVNDGRYFLGLFHCIDKQGNIILQDAVEYRSARHSPSPPTEQRCLGLILIPAACRLSCHVDCFIEEQMSLLSLDK; encoded by the coding sequence ATGGAGGGACCACCTGATGGTCAAGCTTTTTTGGGCCCTGAAGCTACTTACCTCAACAGCTCTACTACATCTGTGGATACAACTAGCAGCAGCTCACAGCATGTAGCAAAACTCCAGAAGCTGCTTTTTCGGAGAATGCTGATCGGGGTGAACGATGGACGCTATTTCCTTGGGTTGTTTCACTGCATCGACAAGCAAGGGAACATAATCCTTCAGGACGCAGTGGAGTACCGAAGCGCGCGCCATTCTCCTTCGCCTCCAACAGAACAGAGGTGCCTTGGGCTCATCCTGATCCCCGCAGCTTGCCGTTTATCTTGCCATGTTGATTGCTTTATTGAAGAGCAGATGTCTCTCCTGTCCTTGGACAAGTGA
- the LOC100838450 gene encoding geranylgeranyl transferase type-2 subunit alpha 1, translating into MHGQPRRPAKPEDDAAAAAKAAKLRDLQVQVLQNHHSRTYTEEALGLSFKLLEINPEAYTAWNYRKLALQHNLRELTDPEAIKSSVDDELRVVEIALRQNPKSYGAWYHRKWLLNQKLTPVDFKREFGLLDKLLKVDARNFHGWNYRRFLAKFMGVPEEEELKYTMDKICDNFSNYSAWHNRSILLSNLLTQQRKGFESKQKICSEEFELVTQALFTDPSDQSGWFYHLWLLAQTSSPENPQLISSWPCNGAKLSLSLVGKKDDLNTVSSSLKEGIVPIVLYFNEPVKGLSPSTVKLNSDLVIGNNIQWRPLSITDSGHSNCWATYLEITNKECSSSQQFSVEVSIPCSDDIVSRSGSHCNCPVHFMFTIELGNNDDKARNIDLFHDPISWNGSESVQSHGNPSSVPFDHLNITDALVQEESKWHLEALSEQIDLFRELPDENSKFAKLTLARLSLACAAIKSRGNSPIERKGYCEEALGFFSDLIYLDPSHKRYYEDERSSVQMDQLTCNMATFMEHCSDQVQSNLSPLNHVQLCRLALTRIGYPERLLWVQMLDLSHNNLRSVEGLEALQQLVCLNISNNQISGFTSLEPLTKIISLKVLDLSCNEIGAHSIDTARYICLSPFSHKVEPCDAFEECRKKNINVEEFWDAILFFKSVNLVQLDVKGNAVANKDTFRTVVMTLSPSLKFLDGTCVH; encoded by the exons ATGCACGGCCAGCCTCGCCGCCCGGCGAAGCCGGAGGAcgacgcggcggccgcagcgaAGGCCGCCAAGCTCCGGGACCTCCAGGTCCAGGTCCTGCAGAACCACCACTCCCGCAC GTATACCGAGGAGGCGCTTGGGCTGAGCTTCAAGCTTCTCGAGATAAATCCGGAGGCCTATACTGCGTGGAACTACCGGAAGCTTGCCCTGCAGCACAATCTCAGGGAGCTTACTGACCCAGAGGCCATCAAGTCTTCTGTTGACGACGAGCTCAGAGTG GTGGAGATTGCTTTGAGGCAAAATCCAAAATCTTATGGGGCGTGGTATCATCGCAAGTGGTTGTTAAATCAAAAGCTTACCCCAGTGGATTTCAAGCGTGAATTCGGCCTATTGGATAAACTGTTAAAGGTGGACGCAAGGAACTTCCACGGATGGAATTACCGCAG GTTCCTCGCTAAGTTTATGGGGGTGccagaagaggaagagctTAAGTACACAATGGATAAGATCTGTGACAACTTCAGTAATTACTCAGCATGGCATAATCGTAG TATACTTCTGTCCAATCTGCTTACCCAACAGAGGAAGGGTTTTGAGTCAAAGCAGAAGATATGTTCAGAGGAGTTTGAACTTGTAACCCAAGCACTTTTTACAGACCCGAGTGACCAAAGCGGATGGTTCTATCACCTCTGGCTTTTAGCTCAGACATCCAGTCCAGAAAATCCACAACTGATTTCATCATGGCCTTGCAATGGTGCCAAACTAAGTTTATCTCTGGTTGGGAAAAAAGATGACCTGAACACAGTGTCTTCCTCATTGAAGGAAGGGATTGTGCCCATTGTTCTCTATTTCAATGAGCCTGTCAAAGGATTAAGTCCATCAACTGTGAAGTTGAATTCTGATTTGGTGATTGGTAACAATATTCAATGGAGGCCCCTCTCAATAACAGACTCTGGACATTCCAACTGTTGGGCCACATATCTTGAAATTACAAACAAAGAATGTAGCAGTTCACAACAATTTTCTGTAGAAGTAAGTATACCCTGCTCAGATGACATTGTGTCTAGAAGTGGCTCTCATTGCAATTGTCCTGTGCATTTTATGTTTACCATTGAACTGGGCAACAATGATGATAAAGCACGGAATATCGATCTGTTTCATGACCCAATTTCCTGGAATGGCTCAGAATCAGTCCAATCTCACGGAAACCCCAGTTCTGTCCCTTTTGATCACCTAAACATCACTGATGCCTTGGTTCAAGAGGAGTCAAAATGGCATTTGGAAGCATTGTCTGAACAAATTGACCTTTTCAGAGAATTGCCTGATGAGAATAG CAAATTTGCCAAGTTGACATTAGCACGGCTATCGCTTGCTTGTGCTGCAATAAAGTCCCGTGGAAATTCTCCCATTGAAAGGAAGGGATACTGCGAAGAGGCACTAGGGTTCTTCAGTGACCTGATTTACCTGGATCCATCTCATAAAAGATATTATGAGGATGAGCGGAGCTCAGTCCAAATGGATCAG TTGACATGCAATATGGCGACTTTCATGGAGCACTGTTCAGACCAAGTGCAATCAAATCTATCTCCGTTAAATCATGTGCAACTTTGCAGATTGGCATTAACACGCATTGGATATCCTGAGCGTTTACTGTGGGTTCAAATGCTGGACCTAAGCCATAACAATCTCCGATCAGTTGAAG GTTTGGAGGCTTTGCAGCAGCTTGTCTGCCTGAACATCAGCAACAACCAGATCAGTGGTTTCACATCACTTGAACCTCTCACGAAGATAATTTCTTTGAAAGTACTAGATTTATCATGTAACGAGATTGGAGCTCACTCGATAGACACAGCACGGTATATCTGCTTATCTCCGTTTTCACACAAAGTCGAACCATGTGATGCATTTGAAGAGTGCCGAAAGAAAAACATCAATGTCGAGGAATTCTGGGACGCCATTTTGTTCTTCAAATCTGTGAACTTGGTGCAGCTTGACGTCAAAGGAAATGCAGTTGCCAACAAAGATACATTCAGAACTGTTGTGATGACACTCAGTCCTTCTCTAAAATTCCTTGACGGCACATGTGTTCATTAG
- the LOC100822596 gene encoding uncharacterized protein LOC100822596 produces MLTRASRPEEIAIDDDDLYISIALLAEAGEEEKRNKKKRRGAIPGRTVVPRDRFGSNLRIVAQYFANPPVYNEKFFRRRFRMSMNRFLRIVDEVESHDDYFRQRANAVADNVDDVVRLAESTMNEAFEHFVRAVVEKFGEQYLRAPTVDDTKHLFAINKAKGFPCMLGSKESNTCGRIAQQLGKGCSLNDINVLQRSPLFQRLTSGTSPEVEYEVNGNKYTMGYYLVDGIYPLWATFVKTISCPQGNKKKHFAKVQEAVRKDVERAFGVLQIRFAMVRGPARWWDPDILWYIMTACVILHNMIIDDERGEEEEFDYDQEDTEVLTQEDYGYRDPLLLEEFSAIHRGIKNRQTHEQLRDDLVEHLWELHSSQ; encoded by the exons ATGCTGACAAGGGCTAGTCGGCCT GAGGAGATTGctattgatgatgatgatctgTACATCTCCATTGCTCTTCTTGCCGAAGCCGGGGAAGAGGAAAagaggaacaagaagaagcgGCGTGGAGCAATACCGGGGCGTACAGTGGTTCCAAGGGACAGGTTTGGTTCCAACTTGCGCATTGTGGCCCAGTATTTTGCAAATCCTCCAGTGTACAATGAAAAGTTCTTTAGGAGGAGGTTTAGAATGTCCATGAATCGTTTCTTGCGCATTGTGGATGAGGTTGAGAGCCATGATGATTACTTCAGGCAGAGGGCAAATGCAGTAG CTGACAATGTTGATGATGTTGTGAGACTTGCTGAGAGCACTATGAATGAAGCATTCGAGCACTTTGTGAGGGCTGTGGTTGAGAAATTTGGAGAGCAATACTTGAGGGCACCTACGGTGGATGACACAAAACATTTATTTGCTATTAACAAGGCTAAAGGGTTTCCATGTATGCTTGGTTCTAAAGAGAGCAATACTTGTGGAAGAATTGCCCAACAGCTTGGAAAGGGAT GTTCTCTAAATGACATCAATGTTCTGCAACGATCACCATTGTTTCAACGTCTTACATCAGGGACATCTCCGGAGGTGGAGTATGAGGTTAATGGTAACAAGTATACCATGGGGTACTACCTTGTCGATGGCATCTACCCTTTATGGGCTACTTTTGTGAAGACCATATCTTGTCCACAAGGTAATAAGAAGAAGCATTTTGCAAAGGTGCAAGAAGCTGTGAGGAAGGATGTGGAGAGAGCATTTGGTGTTCTACAGATTCGTTTTGCAATGGTGAGGGGTCCTGCAAGATGGTGGGACCCGGATATTCTTTGGTACATCATGACTGCTTGCGTCATTCTGCATAACATGATCATCGACGATGAGcgaggtgaggaggaggagttcgACTATGATCAAGAGGATACAGAGGTGCTGACTCAAGAGGACTATGGGTACCGTGATCCACTTCTACTAGAGGAGTTCTCGGCGATTCATAGGGGCATTAAAAATAGGCAAACACACGAACAACTGAGAGATGATCTTGTTGAGCATCTGTGGGAGTTGCATAGTTCTCAGTAG